One Parafrankia discariae DNA segment encodes these proteins:
- a CDS encoding NUDIX hydrolase: MNPADPAGQPRPGRSLHARVFLTFGDLVVVANHRGQPWFFLLGGHVPPGGGVEEVLHQVLRRTAGFEVRSLDFVGGVEHLEPAGGTSQRIDVIFAGAVPRYAEFGSRLDDIDIVTLRPSRLRSVEFRPARVGRVITDWLTDREPRWYTDGGSAHPTDGSTR, translated from the coding sequence ATGAACCCGGCCGACCCCGCCGGACAACCGCGGCCGGGCCGGTCGCTGCACGCCCGGGTCTTCCTGACCTTCGGCGATCTCGTGGTCGTCGCCAACCATCGCGGCCAGCCCTGGTTCTTCCTGCTCGGCGGGCACGTCCCACCGGGCGGGGGCGTGGAGGAGGTGCTGCACCAGGTGCTGCGCCGGACCGCCGGCTTCGAGGTGCGCTCCCTCGACTTCGTCGGCGGCGTCGAGCACCTCGAACCCGCGGGCGGGACGTCCCAGCGGATCGACGTGATCTTCGCGGGGGCCGTGCCGCGCTACGCGGAGTTCGGCAGCCGGCTCGACGACATCGACATCGTCACCCTCCGGCCGTCCCGGCTCCGGTCCGTCGAGTTCCGCCCGGCCCGCGTCGGGCGGGTTATCACCGACTGGCTGACCGACCGCGAGCCCCGCTGGTACACCGACGGGGGGTCGGCGCACCCCACGGACGGGTCTACCCGCTGA